DNA sequence from the Fundidesulfovibrio magnetotacticus genome:
GTCGTCGAAGACGAACATGTCGGAATAGACGAAATCCGCCTCTCCTGCGTCCAGGGGCCGGGCCAGGGTGCTCACCATCTGGGGGTGCAGGAGGTCGTCGGAGGCCACGTAGGTGCAGTAGTCCCCTCCGGCGGCGCGGAAGCCCCGGTTGTAGGTGGGCGTGGAGCCTCGGTTCGTCTCGTTGCGCAGCACCGTGAGCGTGCGGCCCTCCCGGCGGTAGCGCGGGTGCACAGTGCGCTCGATCACGTCCGCGGCCTCGTCGTAGTAGGAGGCGAAGGAGGCCGTCTCGTCCGCCACGTCGGCGGCGAAGCGCTCGATCACCTGGCGCGTCTCGTCGGTGGAGCAGTCGTCCACCACCACCAGTTCGATGTTGGGCCAGTCCTGGAACCAGATGGAATCCAGGCACGCGCCCAGGTAGCGGGCCTGGTTGTACGTGGGCACGACGACGGAGACGAGGGGGCAGGACACGGACTTCTCCACGGTTGGCGTTGGGGCGCATCGTTGCACGGCAATGCCCGGCGAACGGTGGGTACCGCAATCGCCGGGAGGCATCAACACAAGGCGGCGGAACTCCGCGCGGGACCGGCGGGAGACCCGGGACGGGAAGGCGCGGCGGCCTCCCCGCTCCGGGACTGATCG
Encoded proteins:
- a CDS encoding glycosyltransferase family 2 protein; amino-acid sequence: MSCPLVSVVVPTYNQARYLGACLDSIWFQDWPNIELVVVDDCSTDETRQVIERFAADVADETASFASYYDEAADVIERTVHPRYRREGRTLTVLRNETNRGSTPTYNRGFRAAGGDYCTYVASDDLLHPQMVSTLARPLDAGEADFVYSDMFVFDDAMRILREFKVPDYSFDRCFRDWYLCGVSKLYRRSLHERCGWYDETYLANDHDLYLRFALAGARFLHVPRTLYSVRTHDNRAVNVHSSANWARLLEESKRLVRSARAAATPR